The genomic window atacataacggcatagaatttattgaaaataaacgaTTAATTGCCATTAGTAGGGTTCTAACTTGTACGctctaaaaatgtacattatattatacaatatgtttcaGTGATGGATATAAGAGCGGTCGTAGAGGGGGGGGGGTAATCATTTCTTTTAGTTGAGttctaaagaaaaatatatgtatcgaTTTAATGTTGTACTTTTTAAACCAagtatacattgtatttaattcaagGCTACTCGATACGAACTTTTTGAGGAGTTTAATATAGACAATATATGcgacattattatttgaattggaGCTGCGTaacaaatgattattatacagtcATTATAGTGTGTACCAGACCTTTTAGAATGGCCTTTTTTCTTATTAGAACGATTGAATTAcaactgaatattttaaatttgtataatttataaacccaacctttaataagtaataattatgaaagttTACAGTCTTTGGTACTTCAATGATTGATTAATCtacctatatgaaataaaaatatgaattacgaTTAGGTACTATCTATATGTTATCGACTAAGCTTATCGCgactatattatagacaatttttttaaaaatattttttctaaaatatcaatatatagtttattatgtatacaatttcaaacaacATTTTCGAGCAAACTAACCTTAGGATCGGCGAAGTCGATGTCACGTTCGACGTGCACCCATCCGGTGGGACAGCAGCACGCCTCGTCCAGGTCGGGTGATGACGACGGAGAACGACGTTGAACGACATCATCCTCGGGTGACGTATTGAAGAGCGGGTGGCCTTCGCTACAACCGTCCATCCAGTTCAACTGGTCGATCAAATCCTTGGACGTGGCGTCCGCCCACGCGGGCACCATGCACACCGTGGTGTCGGCCGTGCAACCGCTACTTGAACCACCGGCGCCGacaaacgacgacgacgacggcggttGTGGGGACGTCGACTTGGCTGACGCTTCTTCGTCTTCCTCCACCACGGTCCTGAGAAGAGTGGAAAGTGGCGTGGATGCGGCTGTGGGCGATTGATCGGCCGCGTAATTGCAGTCTTCGGGCAGGCACTCGATCTCCACGTCACTGCCGCACAGTCCGCTGTCCTTAGAGTTGAGCAGGTTGTCGCTACAGCTGTTACTGTCGTACGTCTGGTGCGCCGCCGGCAACGCGGACGGCGGAGTCGGATTTGACGTCGGCAGCGTCGGTAGTTGTGGTGGTGGTGTCTGAGACCTCGTGTCGGTCGAGGGCTGATCCGAACGAAGGCATTCCTCGGTCTCGACCGCTGGTGACGGGGCTCGAGGCGATTCTCGTTTGTCTTCAGCTTGCCGGGACAAACAGTACTGCTGTTGTTCGGCGATAAAGTCCAGCACGCTCTGTAACGCTTGGTCGCGATCCAGCTGCGCCTCGACCACCGGCGGCGTCCGATGACCACATCCTCCGCCCGTCACGCTCCGCGACGAGGTGGAAGCCAGACTCTTGGAGCTTTCAAACTTGACCAGACGGTAAAAGTCGCGAGTGAAGTCGGTGCCGGCAATCGGCCCGGGCGGCGGCAGCAGTTCGATGCTGTCCGCCGAGCAGCTAACCGACGACCTCTTGGAAGGCGGCGTGTCGGCAACCGCGTACTCATCTGCGCTCGACCACGAGTCACCACCGGGCGACCCCGAACCGTACGACAGCTGCTGGTGCTGTTGTTGGTGCAGGCCGTGCTGGTGGTGATGGTGGTGGAGGTGGTGATTCTGCTGTTGTTGCTGGCAATCGTGCTGATGGTTGTTGTGCACCTGAATCTGGCCTTGTGGTGCGTAGGGGGGCTGTTGGTGGTGTTGGTGTTGTTGTTGGTGATGGTGATGCTGGAAGTGGTACCACGACATGTCTCTGATCGATCCTATGTCCTGTAGCAGGTCGTCTTTGCGGCAGCCGGACGTCGACGACGAACCGGTCGCGTCATCTTCCTCGATGCACGGCAACGATTGTTGCAGTTTTCCGTCTACAGATGACATCCTCTTCCAGCCGTTCGACGTCCCGGTACCGTCGTCCATGCTCCAGTCTTCCAGCTCGGCTGCGTCGTACTCCATCCGTTGTTGGATGGCGGTACGCGTCTCGTCCAATCGGAGCCAGTGCTGCACGTAGTCCATGTCCCACAGCTCGCCGCCACTGTACCACGACGTCCGGTCCTCGTCCTCGACTAAACCACCCGTGGCCGCGGCCAGCTTCAGGAACAGATGCGAGTCCGAGTAGCTTCGCATTATGTTGTGCACCGCCGGACCACATCGCAATGGTGGGTAGCTGTGACGCGGGTTAATGAAGCTGAACGACAGACTGAGCGGCACGAATATCACGTCCGTATCTTCGCTATTCATCACCCTGCAACACGAAACGTAATAATTGTTCATCAAtcgtacatcataatatacgaggttaattttgtgtgtataaatataaaaaataaaaataaattttctaaacTTTTTGCCGTCATATACTTCCAAAAAGTTAtggaaaatttataatacagcaTAAATGAGCCAATAGGTAATAACTATCTGAACATTCTGAACATATAGCTATAATACtgtgtatatcataatattataccaaaaatctattaaaaagcGTTGTGAGGTCAACATATAGTAGTAATTAGACGTACAAGTGtacaactacaatattattgaaacaatgATATTGCTTTTAGACAGTTAAATcaacttgttttatttataaatgcacTCAAATCaatcgtaaattattttattaaacattacttATAGCAACACTACTTGTAACATTGATTAACAAAGTCTTCTGAAAATATGTCTAACTATTACTCATTTAAAAACCATGAAGTTACTATGGACTTATAAACGGTGTATTATGtaagtttttctttaaatagataattaaagaACTTGTccgataactattattttgcaGCAGAACGAGTAGATGATTCGATTCATCGTGAGGAATACGGACGCAGACACACACAGAGTAGATTACTATAACGAATTGccgagtatatatatttttttaaaaatgagttgatctcttatttattttttttcatatccaTTAAAGTCGATTTATTCGAAACGGTCCATTAATACACATAGTTCGTTTAATGTAATTGCCCGAGGttggaatacattttatgctgCCTGCGACATTTATTCAACCCTAACTGGCACTTTGCATGtagttaaaaactatataatggctcaatatacataatgtccGCAAAGTTAACCGTTGTCGTATTgccgttaaataaaaaataaaaactattatcgaTCTATGCAAGATATTGCATAACAGgccgaataataataagtgcaGTGCGCGTTGATTGATGAGTACTTTGGTATATTAGAcatctatttaataatgacaaatgaaaaaaaaattcgtctCACGTCTAACATTTTTCGTCTTCTTGAACCTTTTAATcgtaaataagataatataaatgatttttttgtttataagagAGTCTCATCGATTTTCACCTGCTTTTaacgatataggtatatttgccacaaataaaaacagacGATTATAGGGTAGTTCACGCGTAACGTACAAGACTAAATTACGttgttatatacatagtatgtactatattattgttttttttttcagatcaaTAGCGTTGAACCGCGTTTATAGCCGcgagtaattaatttattcttagcCACGAGGaattataagattatagaAGGGAGAGTGTTGCTTTGACAATATTGtcttcggtttttttttttttaacatttatttgttgaGAATTTGattaatgatgaaaataattattttaacggaATGAATTTAAACTCGTTTTtactttcattaataatatgccTTAAACGGTCCGTAATGACTTGGCAAACAGCTTTCCAGTTTAgcaacgaataataatattatatattatacataatattattaattgaactcTGTTTAATTTCGGGAAAACGACATTACTAATTACCACTATGCACATTGTGTGTAATTAACACGCAAATATGCGCAATAAATAGATGGGACTGGTAGAAGAGgtatatttaggtaatttGGAGTAACGATTCTGAGTCCTTATCTAGCCGAGAAATGCATAATCCGTGCACGTAGAGTAGTagcaagtattataataatatatttagagaTTCAACTaagattttacaattttttgacTAGATAGGATTATATTTGGGCGCTGATCAAGTTTTCGAAAGaagtaatctaaaaaaaaaaaaaaataattattcgaaaaaataatgtaattaaatttattattattatcgtgtttgaaaactatttataatattaagtgttattttttgtttggaaCACTTGATCTTAATTCTTAatctaatctatataataataaacgttacGAACGAACCTGCCCGGATATATCGAGTTAATCATCCCGTATAAAATGACTTGTATTAATCCCGAATTTCAGGTATTTAGgccgatatttttttatttgacataacaacattaataacaggtattcaaaaacattaatataatatgtacctggAACACGGCGATGATTCCATGAGCGCATTCGATTCGTTCTCGTTGGCTTCCTTCACGTCTTCTAAACCTTTGGTGGACGGTGGTTCGGTTGTGCCTTGCACGTCGCTCGACATGGTCGAATACCCTTCGTCTCGGTTACCACTTTCAGGCGTCTCGTCACCGAGCACTCTGTCGCATTTCGTTGTCTCTTCAGCTATACAACAATGAACAATTCACatgattaagttttttttttaacttcccTTTTCTTATacttcaaaatgaaaaaaagtattataaaaaaaaaataaccgtcAACCGTTTGTCCACATCATAAGATATTTTACCTGAAATTTGATTTGCTATTAGtgcaaacatttattaaattgtttttttttcgatttattgttttagttattCGTGAATCATGACCCAGCCTGAATGGTGAAATAGTtcttatataagaaaataattgaaatgttatGGTACAATTTGTATAGATAGCGCCACAAGtacatatatttcta from Aphis gossypii isolate Hap1 chromosome 1, ASM2018417v2, whole genome shotgun sequence includes these protein-coding regions:
- the LOC114121697 gene encoding uncharacterized protein LOC114121697 isoform X3 → MYCISSFWREWLQRDVDRERRLRLDTEARLKGSSSEADRCRVKLSTLQKDFTKMEETVRSLLQYKSKFEQLKQDRHSVANSYENQILQLQNAITKLKIENETLKKQIDTLEATGISQVQKALVERLRILEHEKSRIEREGEQQRKQYERCLDDVAKQVVKAVLSQKGLREEISSLQHRVKELETGNCALSALLVQRLQGQKINYSPTTMPVAESRSVMFDIHRSPSVKMAIERPASCDLTKGLKRLKNDGWQAAVSYHRPQSLNLEICCSHNAEETTKCDRVLGDETPESGNRDEGYSTMSSDVQGTTEPPSTKGLEDVKEANENESNALMESSPCSRVMNSEDTDVIFVPLSLSFSFINPRHSYPPLRCGPAVHNIMRSYSDSHLFLKLAAATGGLVEDEDRTSWYSGGELWDMDYVQHWLRLDETRTAIQQRMEYDAAELEDWSMDDGTGTSNGWKRMSSVDGKLQQSLPCIEEDDATGSSSTSGCRKDDLLQDIGSIRDMSWYHFQHHHHQQQHQHHQQPPYAPQGQIQVHNNHQHDCQQQQQNHHLHHHHHQHGLHQQQHQQLSYGSGSPGGDSWSSADEYAVADTPPSKRSSVSCSADSIELLPPPGPIAGTDFTRDFYRLVKFESSKSLASTSSRSVTGGGCGHRTPPVVEAQLDRDQALQSVLDFIAEQQQYCLSRQAEDKRESPRAPSPAVETEECLRSDQPSTDTRSQTPPPQLPTLPTSNPTPPSALPAAHQTYDSNSCSDNLLNSKDSGLCGSDVEIECLPEDCNYAADQSPTAASTPLSTLLRTVVEEDEEASAKSTSPQPPSSSSFVGAGGSSSGCTADTTVCMVPAWADATSKDLIDQLNWMDGCSEGHPLFNTSPEDDVVQRRSPSSSPDLDEACCCPTGWVHVERDIDFADPKERANLLDVMLAASRSSSSSTSSASTGEDDDDDSCSSGVSGGSCSGRAGGSGCNDTTDDSSDDERDPNDDDIARQVSRRRTTEAGIDASNEESYNRLHRLHRVRRQKKASAIRDGFGVLRCPAAGLRQSIVGRSDFFVRFGDKEREAISNFDFLDDLSTTSLSTDSSDRPPSPRRPSAVHAASTSAAADHRGKYYSYTCSSSATAAAANSAVPGHRRPPASPSVLPADCRRQRRRRYSGLSLSDSCGDSD
- the LOC114121697 gene encoding uncharacterized protein LOC114121697 isoform X2; the protein is MGTNLSKGRNREWLQRDVDRERRLRLDTEARLKGSSSEADRCRVKLSTLQKDFTKMEETVRSLLQYKSKFEQLKQDRHSVANSYENQILQLQNAITKLKIENETLKKQIDTLEATGISQVQKALVERLRILEHEKSRIEREGEQQRKQYERCLDDVAKQVVKAVLSQKGLREEISSLQHRVKELETGNCALSALLVQRLQGQKINYSPTTMPVAESRSVMFDIHRSPSVKMAIERPASCDLTKGLKRLKNDGWQAAVSYHRPQSLNLEICCSHNAEETTKCDRVLGDETPESGNRDEGYSTMSSDVQGTTEPPSTKGLEDVKEANENESNALMESSPCSRVMNSEDTDVIFVPLSLSFSFINPRHSYPPLRCGPAVHNIMRSYSDSHLFLKLAAATGGLVEDEDRTSWYSGGELWDMDYVQHWLRLDETRTAIQQRMEYDAAELEDWSMDDGTGTSNGWKRMSSVDGKLQQSLPCIEEDDATGSSSTSGCRKDDLLQDIGSIRDMSWYHFQHHHHQQQHQHHQQPPYAPQGQIQVHNNHQHDCQQQQQNHHLHHHHHQHGLHQQQHQQLSYGSGSPGGDSWSSADEYAVADTPPSKRSSVSCSADSIELLPPPGPIAGTDFTRDFYRLVKFESSKSLASTSSRSVTGGGCGHRTPPVVEAQLDRDQALQSVLDFIAEQQQYCLSRQAEDKRESPRAPSPAVETEECLRSDQPSTDTRSQTPPPQLPTLPTSNPTPPSALPAAHQTYDSNSCSDNLLNSKDSGLCGSDVEIECLPEDCNYAADQSPTAASTPLSTLLRTVVEEDEEASAKSTSPQPPSSSSFVGAGGSSSGCTADTTVCMVPAWADATSKDLIDQLNWMDGCSEGHPLFNTSPEDDVVQRRSPSSSPDLDEACCCPTGWVHVERDIDFADPKERANLLDVMLAASRSSSSSTSSASTGEDDDDDSCSSGVSGGSCSGRAGGSGCNDTTDDSSDDERDPNDDDIARQVSRRRTTEAGIDASNEESYNRLHRLHRVRRQKKASAIRDGFGVLRCPAAGLRQSIVGRSDFFVRFGDKEREAISNFDFLDDLSTTSLSTDSSDRPPSPRRPSAVHAASTSAAADHRGKYYSYTCSSSATAAAANSAVPGHRRPPASPSVLPADCRRQRRRRYSGLSLSDSCGDSD
- the LOC114121697 gene encoding uncharacterized protein LOC114121697 isoform X4; translated protein: MEETVRSLLQYKSKFEQLKQDRHSVANSYENQILQLQNAITKLKIENETLKKQIDTLEATGISQVQKALVERLRILEHEKSRIEREGEQQRKQYERCLDDVAKQVVKAVLSQKGLREEISSLQHRVKELETGNCALSALLVQRLQGQKINYSPTTMPVAESRSVMFDIHRSPSVKMAIERPASCDLTKGLKRLKNDGWQAAVSYHRPQSLNLEICCSHNAEETTKCDRVLGDETPESGNRDEGYSTMSSDVQGTTEPPSTKGLEDVKEANENESNALMESSPCSRVMNSEDTDVIFVPLSLSFSFINPRHSYPPLRCGPAVHNIMRSYSDSHLFLKLAAATGGLVEDEDRTSWYSGGELWDMDYVQHWLRLDETRTAIQQRMEYDAAELEDWSMDDGTGTSNGWKRMSSVDGKLQQSLPCIEEDDATGSSSTSGCRKDDLLQDIGSIRDMSWYHFQHHHHQQQHQHHQQPPYAPQGQIQVHNNHQHDCQQQQQNHHLHHHHHQHGLHQQQHQQLSYGSGSPGGDSWSSADEYAVADTPPSKRSSVSCSADSIELLPPPGPIAGTDFTRDFYRLVKFESSKSLASTSSRSVTGGGCGHRTPPVVEAQLDRDQALQSVLDFIAEQQQYCLSRQAEDKRESPRAPSPAVETEECLRSDQPSTDTRSQTPPPQLPTLPTSNPTPPSALPAAHQTYDSNSCSDNLLNSKDSGLCGSDVEIECLPEDCNYAADQSPTAASTPLSTLLRTVVEEDEEASAKSTSPQPPSSSSFVGAGGSSSGCTADTTVCMVPAWADATSKDLIDQLNWMDGCSEGHPLFNTSPEDDVVQRRSPSSSPDLDEACCCPTGWVHVERDIDFADPKERANLLDVMLAASRSSSSSTSSASTGEDDDDDSCSSGVSGGSCSGRAGGSGCNDTTDDSSDDERDPNDDDIARQVSRRRTTEAGIDASNEESYNRLHRLHRVRRQKKASAIRDGFGVLRCPAAGLRQSIVGRSDFFVRFGDKEREAISNFDFLDDLSTTSLSTDSSDRPPSPRRPSAVHAASTSAAADHRGKYYSYTCSSSATAAAANSAVPGHRRPPASPSVLPADCRRQRRRRYSGLSLSDSCGDSD